One genomic window of Acidimicrobiia bacterium includes the following:
- a CDS encoding Na/Pi cotransporter family protein, translating into MIASLHHPGHTLAAVQATSDDLAVGTLLIGLLGGLALFLFGMEQMASSLKAVAGERMKSTLARLTDNRVMGVLTGAGVTAVIQSSSVTTVLIVGFISAGLMSFTQSIGVILGADIGTTITAQIIAFKVTKYALALVAAGFAALFFAKKERYRLQGGLVMGLGLVFFGMSVMGEAMEPLRSYEPFLDLMANMENPLLGILVAALFTALIQSSSATIGIIIVMAGQGLVSLPAGIALLLGANIGTTITAVLASIGRPREALRSAVAHVLFKVVGVMIWVFIIDQLASLSSSISPTAAGLTGLEKAAAETPRQIANAHTIFNAINTLLFLPFATQFARLIERFVPDRPVEEEAVIRAKYLTADLIDTPTLALDRARLEILHMGNRVRDMYAMNLPAMLSGSNSDLDEVEAADDAVDALHGQIIQYLGVISKTTLTNRETDELLRLMEATNDIENIGDIIETNLVQLGRERIGEQILISEATVQVITEYHETVGRALDAALQAVAQQSIEAGHRVIAMKKEINRLSDSAAIHQARRLVAEEPNRLPAYKIEMDILANLKRIYYFTKRLARVVVSAEESRAE; encoded by the coding sequence GTGATAGCTTCGCTGCACCATCCGGGCCACACACTGGCGGCCGTTCAGGCTACTTCCGACGACCTGGCGGTCGGAACCTTGCTCATCGGCCTCCTCGGCGGCCTCGCCCTATTCCTGTTCGGCATGGAGCAAATGGCTAGTTCCCTCAAAGCGGTGGCCGGCGAACGCATGAAATCGACTCTCGCCCGCCTTACCGACAACCGGGTAATGGGAGTGCTCACGGGAGCAGGAGTCACCGCGGTCATCCAGTCATCTTCGGTGACGACCGTGCTGATCGTCGGCTTCATCTCGGCCGGGCTGATGTCATTCACGCAGTCCATCGGCGTGATCCTCGGTGCAGACATCGGCACAACGATCACCGCGCAGATCATTGCCTTCAAGGTGACGAAGTATGCCCTGGCACTCGTTGCCGCCGGATTCGCCGCGCTCTTCTTCGCCAAGAAAGAGCGGTACCGCCTTCAAGGCGGGCTCGTAATGGGACTGGGCCTGGTGTTCTTCGGAATGAGCGTCATGGGTGAGGCAATGGAGCCCCTGCGGTCCTACGAACCGTTTCTGGACTTGATGGCGAACATGGAGAACCCGTTGCTGGGCATTCTCGTAGCAGCCCTGTTCACGGCGCTGATCCAGTCGTCCTCGGCGACGATCGGCATCATCATCGTGATGGCCGGCCAAGGTCTGGTGTCATTGCCGGCCGGCATCGCACTTCTCTTGGGAGCGAACATCGGCACAACGATCACCGCCGTCCTCGCCTCGATCGGACGGCCGCGCGAGGCACTCCGGTCGGCAGTTGCCCACGTTCTCTTCAAAGTGGTCGGGGTCATGATCTGGGTGTTCATAATCGATCAACTGGCGTCGCTTTCGAGCTCGATCTCTCCCACTGCCGCCGGCCTGACCGGCCTCGAGAAAGCTGCGGCCGAGACACCCCGACAGATCGCCAACGCCCACACGATCTTCAACGCCATCAACACACTGTTGTTCCTTCCGTTCGCCACCCAGTTCGCCCGCCTCATCGAAAGGTTCGTTCCCGACCGGCCGGTAGAAGAAGAGGCGGTCATTCGCGCCAAGTACCTGACTGCCGACCTGATCGACACACCGACACTCGCTCTCGATCGGGCCCGACTCGAGATCCTCCACATGGGCAATCGGGTAAGGGACATGTACGCAATGAACCTTCCGGCCATGCTCTCCGGATCGAACTCAGATCTGGATGAAGTCGAAGCCGCCGACGACGCAGTCGATGCTCTTCACGGCCAGATAATCCAGTACCTCGGTGTGATCAGCAAGACGACGCTCACGAACCGGGAAACCGATGAACTCCTGCGCCTGATGGAGGCAACCAACGACATCGAGAACATCGGGGACATCATCGAGACCAATCTCGTGCAGCTCGGACGGGAGAGAATCGGCGAACAGATACTCATCAGCGAAGCAACCGTGCAGGTCATAACCGAATACCACGAAACGGTCGGCAGGGCGCTCGACGCCGCACTCCAGGCAGTCGCGCAGCAGTCAATCGAAGCAGGCCACCGAGTGATCGCGATGAAAAAGGAGATCAACCGGCTCAGCGACTCGGCGGCCATTCACCAGGCCAGGCGCCTTGTGGCCGAAGAGCCGAATCGGCTCCCTGCCTACAAGATCGAGATGGACATCCTCGCCAACCTCAAACGGATCTACTACTTCACCAAACGTCTGGCCCGGGTCGTCGTATCAGCGGAGGAATCCCGGGCGGAATAG
- a CDS encoding nuclear transport factor 2 family protein, translated as MSVAELHAHAVEFSDTYHRSWPDIEFALERFADDVVFYDPADGDFIIEGSTVIVPILRNFVRHFPNVAPVVEEVFVSADGAAYRSVYGHGYWPPWSTEPSGHRPVVDLNVFHFEGDSVTGFDIWFEDDSLETMGFGCFANNGCPELGVIVERYVTAWTSGDPDQIAALYADNATFVDNLNGISAVGPSEINGTSRARFGQGDFILEVIAVYAQTNGPGLPTEADLDLGELIAVGLHYRVSSPNGDYAASDSLTTFEFGTPRTDGFTPHPQDLITREEVFHNPDTFANIAG; from the coding sequence ATGAGCGTTGCGGAACTGCACGCACATGCGGTTGAGTTCTCAGACACCTACCACCGGTCATGGCCCGACATCGAGTTTGCTCTCGAACGATTCGCCGATGATGTCGTCTTCTACGACCCAGCCGATGGAGATTTCATCATCGAGGGCAGCACCGTGATCGTGCCCATACTCCGCAACTTCGTACGCCACTTCCCGAACGTTGCACCAGTTGTCGAAGAGGTCTTCGTCTCTGCCGACGGGGCTGCCTATCGGTCCGTGTACGGTCACGGCTATTGGCCTCCGTGGTCAACGGAACCATCAGGTCATCGTCCGGTAGTGGATCTCAATGTGTTCCACTTCGAGGGCGACTCGGTCACAGGTTTCGACATCTGGTTTGAGGATGACAGTCTTGAAACGATGGGCTTCGGCTGCTTCGCCAACAACGGCTGCCCCGAACTCGGGGTAATCGTGGAACGTTATGTCACGGCGTGGACATCAGGAGACCCCGACCAGATCGCCGCACTGTACGCCGATAACGCCACATTCGTCGACAACTTGAACGGGATCTCAGCAGTCGGCCCCTCGGAGATCAACGGCACCTCCAGAGCACGGTTCGGCCAGGGCGACTTCATCCTCGAAGTGATTGCGGTATACGCACAGACCAACGGACCGGGCCTGCCGACTGAAGCTGATCTCGACCTCGGTGAATTGATCGCAGTCGGCCTCCACTACCGGGTCTCCTCACCAAATGGGGACTATGCCGCCTCTGACAGCCTGACCACATTCGAGTTCGGTACCCCTCGAACGGACGGTTTCACCCCCCACCCGCAGGATCTCATCACCCGCGAAGAGGTGTTCCACAACCCCGACACGTTCGCCAACATCGCTGGATGA
- a CDS encoding universal stress protein — MRRVVAAVDLSGLQRRVADRARLIAEEHDAGLTLLHAVPPLNGVFFDQVELKAMHSLRRESTERLFEWLQDRTDIPIDISIQVGPPARVVARAARSADLVVVGTSSLDPSSVGPMTRRVARKSRAHVVAVRRQPRVPYRRVLVGVDFSQESRLAIEFAFELAPEAELTAVYSLPVRFDSMLTGAGIDDGDVVASRRRRLIDAQKALDDFVDQWAGRVRSLVIDGPPGETIQEIVRRRSADLVVVGARGASADSMVLLGTVAEAVLGTAPCDVAVARSGGTFRRP, encoded by the coding sequence TTGCGCCGGGTCGTCGCAGCTGTCGATCTGTCCGGCTTGCAGCGTCGGGTGGCGGATCGGGCACGGCTGATCGCAGAGGAGCACGACGCCGGCCTGACACTGCTGCACGCCGTCCCTCCGCTCAACGGTGTCTTCTTCGATCAAGTCGAACTGAAAGCGATGCATTCGCTGAGACGGGAATCGACCGAACGGCTCTTCGAATGGCTGCAAGACCGAACGGACATCCCCATCGACATCAGCATTCAGGTTGGTCCCCCTGCGCGGGTCGTTGCTCGGGCGGCGAGAAGCGCCGACCTCGTCGTCGTCGGGACTTCCTCGTTGGATCCGTCGTCGGTCGGCCCGATGACGCGCCGGGTGGCCAGGAAATCGAGGGCGCATGTCGTTGCGGTTCGACGTCAGCCGAGGGTGCCCTATCGGCGTGTCCTCGTTGGAGTCGACTTCTCGCAAGAGTCCCGCCTGGCGATCGAGTTCGCCTTCGAGCTCGCCCCGGAGGCCGAGTTGACGGCGGTCTACTCCCTTCCCGTTCGTTTCGACTCAATGCTCACCGGCGCCGGAATCGACGACGGTGACGTCGTGGCCAGTCGGCGGCGGCGTCTCATCGACGCGCAGAAAGCACTCGACGACTTCGTTGATCAGTGGGCCGGCAGGGTGAGAAGCCTCGTCATTGATGGTCCTCCGGGTGAGACCATTCAGGAGATCGTTCGACGACGGAGTGCCGACCTGGTAGTCGTCGGAGCGCGCGGCGCCTCGGCGGATTCGATGGTTTTGCTCGGCACGGTTGCCGAAGCCGTGTTGGGCACGGCTCCATGTGATGTCGCAGTCGCTCGATCGGGTGGAACGTTCCGCCGCCCCTAG
- a CDS encoding DUF819 family protein, whose protein sequence is MVRREEGALPGMVLLGIIFIGFPALARWGAARWRPLEWLSPIVMAYLIGIAIGNLFEVDTDFSTSVSEAMVLLAIPLLLFSTDVRNWLRIARPAMISFGLAAASVMAVSGVAAYLLADGHAETWKMAGMTVGVYTGGTPNMSAIGVAVEVTDETFVLMNGADVVLSAVYLLFLMTVARRVLSRFLPAFDGSDVSGREVEDRSGFGIREVSISLGLAVVIGGIVAGLVAVVSGELPVAPVILGITTLGLAASFVPRIRSLPGTYETGEYLLLVFAVAIGTLADVRELAGSFSDVFVFVAIVLVASILLHYLLARLFRIDTDTVLITSTAAVFGPAFVGPVAAAIGNRAVIVSGLAAGVMGYAIGNYAGLAVAYLLQP, encoded by the coding sequence ATGGTCCGACGCGAGGAGGGTGCTTTGCCCGGGATGGTCTTGCTCGGAATCATCTTCATCGGTTTTCCCGCGCTCGCCCGCTGGGGTGCCGCTCGCTGGCGCCCACTCGAGTGGTTGAGTCCCATCGTGATGGCCTATCTGATCGGCATCGCGATCGGCAATCTCTTCGAGGTCGACACAGACTTCTCAACGAGCGTCAGCGAGGCAATGGTTCTCCTGGCGATCCCGCTGCTGCTCTTCTCGACCGACGTTCGCAACTGGCTGCGGATTGCCCGCCCGGCGATGATCTCATTTGGATTGGCGGCTGCTTCGGTGATGGCCGTCTCAGGTGTCGCCGCCTACCTCTTGGCCGACGGCCATGCCGAAACGTGGAAGATGGCGGGCATGACCGTAGGCGTCTACACGGGCGGCACCCCGAACATGAGCGCGATCGGGGTGGCGGTCGAAGTGACCGATGAAACGTTTGTGCTGATGAACGGGGCCGACGTGGTCCTGTCCGCCGTATACCTGCTGTTTCTGATGACGGTTGCCCGCCGGGTACTGAGCCGCTTCCTCCCGGCCTTCGATGGTTCGGATGTGAGCGGTCGCGAAGTTGAAGACAGATCCGGCTTCGGCATCCGCGAAGTCTCGATCTCCCTCGGTCTGGCGGTAGTCATCGGAGGCATCGTGGCGGGTCTGGTGGCGGTCGTTTCCGGGGAACTTCCCGTCGCCCCTGTGATTCTCGGGATCACGACACTCGGTTTGGCGGCTTCTTTCGTACCTCGGATCCGGTCACTGCCCGGAACCTACGAGACCGGGGAGTACCTGCTCCTCGTATTTGCCGTGGCGATCGGGACGCTGGCGGATGTGCGCGAACTCGCAGGGTCGTTCTCGGATGTCTTCGTGTTCGTCGCCATCGTCCTCGTCGCTTCGATCTTGTTGCACTATCTGCTGGCCCGCTTGTTCCGCATCGACACAGATACGGTGCTCATAACCTCGACGGCCGCCGTATTCGGCCCGGCCTTCGTCGGCCCGGTCGCCGCCGCTATCGGAAATCGGGCCGTGATCGTGTCCGGCCTGGCTGCGGGCGTGATGGGGTACGCGATAGGCAACTACGCAGGCCTCGCCGTGGCATACCTCCTCCAACCCTGA
- a CDS encoding universal stress protein, with protein MTADNNRPVLVPVDFSAPSAEALVWAGNWSAGPGYPLIVLHVIHDVAPGAYVKTDHGHFDRYEAAATEMMEHFIEKNATRQPAVASAERLLVEGLPVTRILEIAETREVQHIVMGSQGRTGLSRLMLGSKAERIVQLAPIPVTIVKGPPAEPERASEK; from the coding sequence ATGACAGCCGACAACAACCGGCCGGTGCTGGTGCCGGTGGACTTCTCGGCCCCATCGGCAGAGGCTCTGGTTTGGGCCGGCAACTGGTCCGCCGGCCCCGGCTACCCACTCATCGTCCTACACGTCATCCATGACGTTGCGCCGGGCGCATACGTGAAAACCGACCACGGTCACTTCGATCGCTACGAAGCGGCGGCAACAGAAATGATGGAGCACTTCATAGAGAAGAACGCAACCCGGCAGCCTGCGGTGGCGTCGGCCGAGCGTCTGCTGGTCGAAGGCCTGCCGGTGACCCGCATTCTGGAGATCGCCGAAACCAGGGAAGTCCAGCACATCGTGATGGGGAGCCAGGGCCGCACCGGTCTGTCCCGCCTGATGCTCGGATCCAAAGCAGAACGTATCGTCCAGCTCGCTCCGATACCGGTGACGATCGTCAAGGGACCTCCGGCGGAGCCGGAGAGAGCATCCGAGAAGTGA
- a CDS encoding SigE family RNA polymerase sigma factor, producing MELGRAEMNDRAIVGSFDEFYKAEYRPLVGLAYVLCGDRWAAEDLAQDAFLAARRNWADVSQLDSPEGWVRKVLANRSVSLFRRLLSERRSLHRLWRRAEDVSPPEISAEGAAVWETVRRLPRRQAQVIVLTYLEGWSIQEVGEILGCSPFTVKTHLQRAKATLAERFEEDSQ from the coding sequence ATGGAGCTTGGGAGGGCGGAGATGAACGACCGGGCGATTGTCGGTTCGTTCGATGAGTTCTACAAGGCAGAGTATCGGCCGCTAGTCGGTTTGGCCTACGTTCTGTGTGGGGATCGTTGGGCAGCGGAAGACCTTGCACAGGATGCGTTCCTGGCCGCTCGACGGAACTGGGCGGATGTGAGCCAACTCGATTCTCCTGAGGGATGGGTCAGGAAGGTATTGGCGAACCGGTCGGTGTCGCTCTTCCGGCGTTTGCTCTCTGAGCGACGGTCACTCCATCGCCTGTGGCGGCGAGCGGAGGATGTGTCACCGCCGGAGATCTCGGCAGAGGGTGCCGCTGTGTGGGAGACGGTGCGGCGTCTTCCGAGACGGCAGGCGCAGGTGATCGTTCTGACCTATCTGGAAGGTTGGTCGATTCAAGAGGTGGGCGAGATCCTTGGCTGCTCTCCGTTCACGGTCAAGACCCATCTACAGAGGGCGAAGGCGACCCTGGCAGAACGATTCGAGGAGGATTCGCAATGA